The sequence below is a genomic window from Salvia splendens isolate huo1 unplaced genomic scaffold, SspV2 ctg1163, whole genome shotgun sequence.
aatagtaataatatataGTACATGCAACTTGATCCatgaaaattaagataaaaatgATGGTTTGATACTCCAAATTGATATAACATACAAGATTATATTACAATAActcttaaataaaattaaaacaaaaaagaacACGAAAGAGAAACAATAGCCAATCAAATAGAGTAAATATGCACAcaaggaagagaaaaaaaaaaacaccctATGACTtctaattgaaaaaaaatcactacTATTTTGTAATGCGCTTGACCTTGTGTCATCCCTTCTTGCAAGAATGTTTAACAAATTTGAAACCCTTGTTGAAGAGGGCCTTTGATCTCCCTAGTTCTTGCCTTCACCTGCCTCTCGACGCTTCCCATTTTCTCTGCGAACAAACAAGTTGCTGTGAGAAATTAGGTTGTGAAATTGAAGCACAAGTGAGATGATCCTGTACGTCCGATGAAATTTGTACATAGTCTTTCACAAGCGGATAGTTATGGAAAAAGTCACATAACAAGTCAAAATTTTAATCACACTACCGAAACAAGATCTACAGATAGAAGAGCAAAACGGATTTAGAAACCTTGTTCATGATATAAATGTTAGATACATTATCAGGGCGTTGTACAGAGAATGTATGCATATCGATGAACTCAAGTTCCCGGTCCAACAGTAAGAGCATCCGAACACGAATCCAACAATGAGGAGTTGCAAGAAGTTCTCGCCCGAGAAGTGGGATGCACTGAAAACAACGGAACTGATTGCAACCGCTAGCTGCCAGTTCATTGTGGAGGCAAGAGATGTCAAGAGAAAACCTCTGTACACGACTTCTTCCAGCAACGGAGTGATGATGGAGTAGACAAGAACGCAGGCGGTTGCAGAACTCCAGCTGCCGGTGAGAATATCCTTGAGGAATGGATTGTTCACATCCTGTAATGTCGAGAAAATCAGTATCAAACATATGTACCCCCAATGAATCATAAAATTAGTTCATGGAGATGAATGGAAGTAAATGTGAATAAATATACCTTGGGTCCAATCAATCTCTCAGCAAAATACGAAGTGATAAAGACCAATGACAGAAGGACTCCAAACCCGAGCACCGATGCCAGCAGCCAGCTTCGTTGTTTTGAAGACTTATTGGCACGAAAGAAATCTTTAAGGTCATACTGAGGCTTACCGGGGCACTTTAGCAGCAGCAGAACAATGCTAAGCTCTAAGGTTTGGATTGCGAAGATGAAGAATGCCTGTGCTGCAAAGAAACGGACGAGGTCTATCATTAAGATCGTAAGCTCTGCTGAGAAAAGACTTCCTCAACATCATATTCCAATGACAAAAGAAGTTCATATGCCACACTGATGAAGTTTAGGATCTAGACTAACATTTCATGCTAAAACAAATTAGCCATTCGATTCCCTTATCTAAAccactgaaataatattatgtatCCAACTGTGCAATTCCAAGTCCAAAACATGATAGTATACTATAGTGGAATCAGATATACAAAACTCAAAGTATGAGTGTCACTAATCACTATCATAAGCATTATTCATTTTGGTAGGAAAataggagaagaagaagattctTACAGCATGCTTATTCAGATAATAGCTTCAAGAATTGACTCTATACAAAATGAAACATCTACAAACTTCAATGCAATAGGTCCACAATCATTAAGCATTACTAGCATCTTATTATGAGTAATCAAGTATGTTCCATTCTTCACTTTCAGCATCACAAACAGTATGCTTACCTCGGTCTGTGGATCGAGGACGGGTTGATGCAATATCTTTGCAGCAGCAGAAAGACCGCCAAAACTCAACGGGACGTGAATGCTGAACACATAAAAACCCATAGAGCTCCATATACTTCCAATATCAAGCTGAGGGTGAGGATCTGTTGCGAGAACTGAGAAGCCCTGTTATGAATAAGGAATAAAGTTGCAACATATAAGTACAAGATTTATGTGTGACTTTCTTTATTTCCATCACCCAATTGCAGCTAGATGAAATTTCAGCCCGCACAAATAGCACATCCAACAACTTTATACTTTTGGCAGAAAATCAATAGTAATATTCTTGTTCGATTTAAGCTAGACAAAGAAAACATGGAAATCTATTTACACTGCAACAAAAATAGGGAGAAACAGGATAAATTCGCTGAATTTTTGTGTTCCACATTCAATCAAATTCCGGTAGCGAAAATTAACAATAatcaataattattaattaaaaattgctTTTGGATACGTATCCAACAACGCTTTTCAATTAAACAAAGAAAATGTTGACATAATCCAGAAAAGCAAAATATAGAGAATTATTTGAAGGAAACGTCAGTTACCTGATGGGGTTGTGATTTTGTCTCATTTTTTATGCAGCGACGGATGAAAGAAACCCTTTTACCGAAAGAATTGCATTTCAGCAACCTATTGCCGTAATCCGTGAATAAATTTGCCGGAAATTGACACAGCAGAGCTGTGTTCATCTTCGAGCGCCGTTATTTAAGAGGGAAATACTTGTAAAGAAAGTACCCGCAAAACAAAATTTTTGATTGGAgtaataaatactagtagtatatttttactttattgtttcttctattttatttcactttatAAGAACTAGGATTATTAAATATCGTTTTAAAGTGgggaataaatttttaaaatatttgtgtaatgtaatgtaatgtaatgGTAATCATATATTATCATAGTGTAATAGGAAAATGCAAAGTGAAGGTACAGTTGATTGCAAGTTGTGGATCATTATTAATCTACAAAAAAAATGTGATGTAGATCAATCACATTACTCAAACATTGattaataaacaaattaaactaGTAAGATACAATGAGTATAGTTGGGCTTAACTAATTAGAATTCCAAAATTTATGAATAAGGCGACGTGACGTAATCCTAAACAAGGTGCTCCCTACCGCTGCTCCCTCACCTTGGGCTTGGACGGCAATGGCTGCTGCCAGCGAGATTGAAAGAACAGAGTAATCGAGACGGATCCATTTTTCGAGAGAGTGTTGATCAGTGAGATCTTAATTTATCGCTAATTTTATAAGCGGTGGAAAATCGACCGTTGGGATTCATGACCAGACACACACACTGACCCAAGTTCTTAACACAAGCTCTTGCACGCCTCTTTATTTTTCACAAATTATTCCCAAGCCCAGGATTTCTTGATAGTACTTTTTGTTTTCGACTACCGATCTTATCATATTTGGTGTTCCTATAGTAGTTATTATTACTCCAAATTTGGCTTTAAATCATGGGACATATGTATGCGAAAGCTATTAATTAATCCCAAAGCTTTCGCCTACAGTATTCACTTTAGTTCTATTTTCTTTATCCAATAGTTCAACTATCCTCATTTTTAGCTACCTCACACTTTCTCCACTATAACAGTACTCTATAGTTAATTATTTGATGGACCTTGTTAtcataatactccatccatctctAAAACTTTAGTTTTCTTTTGTCATATATATTGGTATGTTCAtaaaaattagtctatttttcttttaaaaaaactaTTCTGTCAAAcattatattatactactaaGTGTGGATAATATTATCCACTAATATTATtgtaactatttttttcttttctctcttgtATTGTACTAATTCCGTATAAAGTGACCACATAAAAAGTAATTATGTCACATAAGAATAACTTAATGCGACATGGAAATCCATTCCACTGGAATCGTCAAATGTGAAAATCCAAAATCTGATCAAAGTTGATAATCTTTATGACCAAAACttaaaaattaatggaaaaatcTAGAATTAGCCAAAGTTCATGATATCCACTATATTGTCGATTGATTGTATGTTAGGCCTAGATAAGCCCATTTATCCTTGTTTCTCGAGGGTTAGATTCCCATGTTAGTAATGCTACTGCCTACTGCATTGGTCTAATTTTATTAACCCGGAATATTTAGTATTCTTATCTTTCTCATCCTGATAACCCTAACATTATTTCTTCTAGCCATAAGAAAATTTCTTAACGTCAGAGTCTAGGGAACATTCTGCCTTGTATGCCCCTCTCATTTTACTCTCCTTTCTATTTGGAGCCATTTTTAACTTCCCTCTCCGTAGTAGGGCGCGCCACCATATCAAGGGTGCGACCGTGCGACAGGTCAGGGGTTGGAAGAGAAGTATGTGGAAGTGGAACTCGCAAAGTAGGTGACGTAAAGAGGAAATGCCTTTTGGCGGGAGATGAATTCCGACAAATAGggcaattgtgtaatcgacaaacgaaagaacgtaaagagacaccgaatttacgtggttcactaACTTTGTGTTACAGATACAAAGTTATTTGCCCTACTTCTCTATAAATAGGCACAAGAGACGAACTGAGCCTAATACAACAATTaaagcccaaaatagaaatgattcaaGACATCCTAAGATATAGTTTGTGGGTATTCAATCAAATTAATTTACGTTCAGTTAGATAACTATGTGTACAAACGAGCACATGATATATAGCATAGTAATCTGTTTCACTATTATGTAGAAATAGCCTCATACTATCATGTCTTGACTTTTCCTAACATAACAATGCTTAATTGCTTATCACTATCTAAAGAACAGCTATCCCAACTCGTATCCACCACCACAAGAGTTCTACCCTTTTGACACCTCATCTACATCCGACCATATATAGTGGATGCTATTATATGTGCAGATAAAAGTGTACATGTTAAGACAAGTACTCGACATTTCActatagttatatgcatttgAAACATCAACTGCATTGATTATCTTTTGTAGAGATACAAGTTGAAATATAAATGCCTTTGCTTCTACTTCTAAATAGAACTGATTCTTTGAGATTGATTTTTCATGAGCCTAAGGAAAACTGATCCAAGCATAGAAAAGGAAATTTGACATAAATACTTTGGTGACATATATCGATAACATTAAATGCTAGAGCTAATtagaaactaaaaaaataatactagtactccaTAACTTGATATATAGTCGATAGACATTTAGTCTTATTTAACTTACTCTTCGTGTGAGCCACCtacaaattaataaaaactaTTTCTATGATAAAGAAGTTTAGCTTTAGTGACTATCTTTCCATGCTCTATATTAAACATATTCTTGATGACTAGTTTTCAACTTGCTGTGCTTATTATCCAATCAATGTAGGCAATCTTTTCATTCTTTATTAAATACTAACCTTATAAAACTAGTTATTTTGTTGTATACCATGCACTTGTATATTCCATGTGGTAATGAAACCTGGTTAGTTAATTAACAAAAGGGACAAACATTCCTAGACTGATGTCAAGGCTGCAGTTAGATATGCAACGGGCTAACAACACGTCTGCTTGCGCGTCATGCAAGCACCAGAGGAAGAGGTGCACGGAGAAGTGCACGTTGGCACCCTTCTTTCCCGTAGAGAGGACACGGGAGTTCCAGGCCGTGCACAAGGTATTTGGTGTGAGCAACGTCACAAAGATCATCACGAGCCTCAGGGAGGAGGACCGGAAGGTAGCTGTGGACTCGCTCGTGTGGGAAGCCCTAGGGCGGCAGAAGGACCCGGTGCTGGGGCCGTTTGGAGACTACCGGAGGGTTTGTGAGGAGCTGAGGTTGTACAAGAGCCAATATCAACACTTTCATCACCAAGTACCAAATCAAGGAACCATAGTGTACAAGGCTGCCACAGCACAAGCCCTAATGGGATGGAACAATAGCAACAAAATTGTGAATACAAACACTAATAACCCAAACAATAATTTTATTGGTAATGGAAATTCTGTGGTGGATTTTTGCACTTATGGATATTCTCCAAATCACCATATTCATCAAGATTCTGAAAAACAAAGGGCAGAAAGGGAAAATGGCACAACTATATTCCTTCCTCAGCAACATTTGTCGAATGCTTTCAGCCAGCAATGCATTCTTGCAGGTAGTGTTCGAGCCAAGACTTACTAAATCATGGTCATCACAATTGATTAATAATCTGATAAAAGTCAAGGCTCAAACCAGGGCCTATATATATCATACATACCATCATATTCTAATTATGTCTTCTTTCATTCATATATGCATTGTgaaaaatgcataattaaaatagttGATACTTTGTTttggaatattttttatttttatttttctataccCCTATTTTGCAGGTCAATACAATCCTCTGGATTCCAAGTCAATGGAAAGCACCCTTTG
It includes:
- the LOC121788847 gene encoding uncharacterized protein LOC121788847 codes for the protein MNTALLCQFPANLFTDYGNRLLKCNSFGKRVSFIRRCIKNETKSQPHQGFSVLATDPHPQLDIGSIWSSMGFYVFSIHVPLSFGGLSAAAKILHQPVLDPQTEAFFIFAIQTLELSIVLLLLKCPGKPQYDLKDFFRANKSSKQRSWLLASVLGFGVLLSLVFITSYFAERLIGPKDVNNPFLKDILTGSWSSATACVLVYSIITPLLEEVVYRGFLLTSLASTMNWQLAVAISSVVFSASHFSGENFLQLLIVGFVFGCSYCWTGNLSSSICIHSLYNALIMYLTFIS
- the LOC121788849 gene encoding LOB domain-containing protein 2-like — protein: MSRLQLDMQRANNTSACASCKHQRKRCTEKCTLAPFFPVERTREFQAVHKVFGVSNVTKIITSLREEDRKVAVDSLVWEALGRQKDPVLGPFGDYRRVCEELRLYKSQYQHFHHQVPNQGTIVYKAATAQALMGWNNSNKIVNTNTNNPNNNFIGNGNSVVDFCTYGYSPNHHIHQDSEKQRAERENGTTIFLPQQHLSNAFSQQCILAGQYNPLDSKSMESTLWEGSS